A genomic window from Luteolibacter sp. LG18 includes:
- a CDS encoding GNAT family N-acetyltransferase: MDIRRATAADHDAVWEIFRSVIAAGDTYVFDPALPREDALAYWFAVGTHPYVAVEDGRVLGTYIFKANQPGLGSHVANASYMVSAAARGKGVGSALCAHSLEEAARAGFLAMQFNIVVSTNEAAIHLWKKHGFRILGTVPRAYRHRQLGLVDAHVMFRELA; this comes from the coding sequence ATGGACATCCGCCGCGCCACCGCCGCCGATCATGACGCCGTTTGGGAAATCTTCCGCAGCGTGATCGCCGCGGGGGACACCTACGTCTTCGATCCCGCCCTGCCGCGGGAGGACGCGCTCGCCTACTGGTTCGCCGTCGGCACCCACCCCTACGTCGCCGTGGAGGACGGGCGCGTGCTCGGCACCTACATCTTCAAGGCGAACCAACCCGGCCTCGGCTCCCACGTCGCCAATGCCAGCTACATGGTCTCCGCCGCCGCGCGCGGAAAGGGCGTGGGCTCCGCGCTCTGCGCCCACTCCCTGGAGGAGGCCGCCCGCGCCGGTTTCCTCGCCATGCAGTTCAACATCGTCGTCAGCACCAATGAGGCCGCCATCCACCTTTGGAAAAAGCACGGCTTCCGCATCCTCGGCACCGTCCCGCGCGCCTACCGCCACCGCCAGCTCGGCCTCGTCGACGCCCACGTCATGTTCCGCGAGCTCGCGTGA
- a CDS encoding Fic family protein, with translation MKRAPLYTEVSSMEPMIPRDDPAGWPVLSQLSVEIHRRAGAIQEALPSPSTRRELARLVGSMNSYYSNLIEGHKTLPKDIERALKEGERGGPDERRNQRMSAALVRTEDAMRARLAEQPDTAVYSADFIRWLHREFYGHLPEEDRRVQLESGGYHPVPLAPGVYRDFNVSVHRHDPPPPGELERFMQRYETAYDPARMIAADRLIALAAAHHRLAWIHPFGDGNGRVARLQSQAALIHLGLDGDGLWTLSRGLARRQADYYRHLQNADAPRINDFDGRGARSCRHLGEFCTFFLGVILDQMDFMLGRIRPRALVDRIEVYVKVHHSALDARMQERLIRLFRCLCLEPADVPRGRIAEVLNVSATTATAVIKTAETLGLVTSDSPKTPLRLRFPAEVAEFYFPGLYSDLPVAS, from the coding sequence GTGAAACGCGCCCCTCTCTACACCGAGGTATCCTCCATGGAGCCGATGATCCCACGGGATGATCCGGCCGGATGGCCGGTGCTATCGCAGTTGAGCGTGGAGATCCACCGGCGGGCGGGCGCGATCCAGGAAGCCCTGCCCTCGCCCTCCACCCGCCGCGAGCTGGCACGGTTGGTCGGGAGCATGAACAGCTACTATTCCAACCTCATCGAAGGCCACAAAACCCTGCCAAAGGACATCGAGCGCGCGCTGAAGGAAGGCGAGCGCGGTGGCCCCGATGAACGGCGCAACCAGAGGATGAGCGCCGCCCTGGTGCGGACCGAGGACGCGATGCGGGCGCGCCTCGCGGAGCAGCCGGACACCGCTGTCTACTCCGCGGACTTCATCCGCTGGCTCCACCGCGAGTTCTACGGCCACCTGCCGGAAGAGGATCGTCGCGTGCAGCTCGAATCCGGTGGCTATCATCCCGTGCCGCTCGCGCCCGGCGTCTACCGGGATTTCAACGTCAGCGTCCATCGCCACGATCCACCGCCGCCCGGCGAACTGGAACGTTTCATGCAGCGCTACGAGACCGCCTACGATCCGGCCCGCATGATCGCGGCTGATCGCCTCATCGCCCTGGCCGCCGCCCACCACCGGTTGGCATGGATCCACCCCTTTGGCGATGGCAATGGCCGTGTCGCCCGCCTCCAATCCCAGGCCGCGCTGATCCATCTCGGCCTGGATGGCGATGGCCTCTGGACCCTTTCCCGCGGCCTCGCCCGGCGGCAGGCGGATTACTACCGCCACCTCCAGAACGCGGATGCACCGCGGATCAACGACTTCGATGGCCGGGGCGCGCGGAGCTGCCGCCACCTCGGGGAATTCTGCACCTTCTTCCTCGGCGTCATCCTCGATCAGATGGACTTCATGCTCGGCCGGATCCGCCCCCGCGCCCTCGTCGATCGCATCGAGGTCTACGTGAAGGTCCATCACTCCGCCCTGGATGCCCGGATGCAGGAGCGCCTCATCCGGCTGTTCCGCTGCCTGTGCCTGGAACCGGCGGACGTGCCCCGCGGCCGGATCGCGGAGGTTCTCAATGTCTCCGCCACCACCGCCACCGCCGTGATCAAGACCGCGGAAACCCTCGGCCTCGTCACCTCGGACAGCCCTAAAACCCCGCTCCGCCTCCGCTTCCCCGCCGAGGTCGCCGAGTTCTACTTCCCCGGCCTCTACAGCGATCTGCCGGTGGCTTCCTGA
- a CDS encoding S8 family peptidase, with translation MPPPVSRTHGLLLAGLLGLALLLFTCWPRPSTTAPGEGTAPAPPAPAVSATAAAPEALPEPGPPLPLTWHLPDGGPPRAFTLALDEIVLRDASGDDHPQPLDPPATAATYRARLAALTLAGNTPLPVLYPDEADRSPGQRRLLTAEVLILATPGTDRTLLPGRLRLPIASLPAASPQAIVLRAASPLAALDGLAAWRATPGVAAADVQLARQHTPRTMPNDTLVPNQWHLKYQSQSGAVAGTDVNIESVWNYPSGVSGTTAWRGAGIRIGIVDDGLQTAHPDLSANYEATYSHDWNDNDADPNPHAADDHGTACAGNAAARGNNSLGVSGTAPEATLVGMRLIGAATTDSEEADAMSWNNALIPIKTNSWGPSDDGKTLEGPGPLTQNALANATATGRGGLGTLITWAGGNGRANNDNANYDGYANSIHVMAIGAFDSQARVSYYSEPGANLLCVAPSSGTSPALGITTVDRTGSSGYNNKSSANGGDYTSTFGGTSSATPTAAGIVALILQRNPNLGWRDFREILIRSSKKVNPADTGWTTNAAGFHFHHDYGAGLIDATAATTLAATWTNLPAAAAPIVSTQSGLALAIPDNNATGITRTFLLPAATALRAEQVTVKLNITHTYRGDLAITLTSPSGVADTLAAKHTDSGNDYADWTFSSLRHWGESTAGTWSLKIADLTASDTGTLNSAELTVRGTVPDYPAWTANFPGLPSTAATADPDGDGLPNLVEYHLGLLPNAVNTAATVLGRTASTATLTWRRRKGTAATGHAEWSDNLATWSTAGITESIVEDNPSDQLITATLPITPAMPRKFLRLRVTL, from the coding sequence ATGCCGCCCCCCGTCTCCAGAACCCACGGACTGCTCCTCGCCGGCCTCCTCGGCCTCGCGCTGCTCCTTTTCACCTGCTGGCCGCGCCCCTCCACCACGGCCCCCGGTGAAGGCACCGCGCCCGCGCCTCCGGCTCCCGCCGTTTCCGCAACTGCCGCCGCCCCCGAGGCCCTCCCCGAGCCCGGCCCGCCCCTCCCGCTCACCTGGCACCTCCCGGATGGCGGCCCGCCGCGCGCCTTCACCCTCGCCCTCGATGAAATCGTCCTCCGCGATGCCTCCGGCGACGATCACCCGCAGCCGCTCGATCCCCCCGCCACCGCCGCCACCTACCGCGCCCGCCTCGCCGCCCTCACCCTGGCCGGAAACACCCCGCTCCCCGTCCTCTACCCGGACGAGGCCGACCGCAGCCCCGGCCAGCGCCGCCTCCTCACCGCCGAGGTCCTCATCCTCGCCACCCCCGGCACCGACCGCACCCTGCTCCCCGGCCGCCTCCGCCTTCCCATCGCCTCCCTTCCCGCGGCCTCCCCCCAGGCCATCGTCCTGCGCGCCGCCAGCCCGCTCGCCGCGTTGGACGGCCTCGCCGCCTGGCGCGCCACCCCCGGAGTCGCCGCCGCGGACGTCCAGCTCGCCCGCCAGCACACGCCCCGCACCATGCCGAACGACACCCTCGTTCCCAACCAATGGCACCTCAAATACCAGAGCCAGTCCGGCGCCGTCGCCGGCACCGATGTCAACATCGAGTCCGTCTGGAACTACCCCTCCGGCGTCTCCGGCACCACCGCCTGGCGCGGCGCCGGCATCCGCATCGGCATCGTCGATGATGGCCTCCAGACCGCCCACCCCGACCTCTCCGCCAACTACGAGGCCACCTACAGCCACGATTGGAACGACAACGACGCCGACCCCAATCCCCACGCCGCCGACGACCACGGCACCGCCTGCGCCGGAAACGCCGCCGCCCGCGGCAACAACTCCCTCGGCGTCTCCGGCACCGCCCCCGAGGCCACCCTCGTCGGCATGCGCCTCATCGGTGCCGCCACCACCGATTCCGAGGAGGCCGATGCCATGTCCTGGAACAACGCCCTCATCCCCATCAAGACCAACTCCTGGGGCCCCTCCGACGATGGCAAGACCCTCGAAGGCCCCGGCCCGCTCACCCAGAACGCCCTCGCCAATGCCACCGCCACCGGCCGCGGCGGCCTCGGCACCCTCATCACCTGGGCCGGTGGCAACGGCCGCGCCAACAACGACAACGCCAACTACGATGGCTATGCGAACTCCATCCACGTCATGGCCATCGGCGCCTTCGATAGCCAGGCCCGCGTCTCCTACTACTCCGAACCCGGCGCCAATCTCCTCTGCGTCGCCCCCTCCAGCGGCACCTCGCCCGCCCTCGGCATCACCACCGTCGATCGCACCGGCAGCTCCGGCTACAACAACAAATCCAGCGCCAATGGCGGCGACTACACCTCCACCTTCGGCGGCACCTCCTCCGCCACCCCCACCGCCGCCGGCATCGTCGCCCTCATCCTCCAGCGCAATCCCAACCTCGGCTGGCGTGACTTCCGCGAAATCCTCATCCGCTCCAGCAAGAAAGTGAACCCCGCCGACACCGGCTGGACCACCAATGCCGCCGGCTTCCACTTCCACCACGACTACGGCGCCGGCCTCATCGACGCCACCGCCGCCACCACCCTCGCCGCCACCTGGACCAATCTCCCCGCCGCCGCCGCCCCCATCGTCTCCACCCAGTCCGGCCTCGCCCTCGCCATCCCGGACAACAACGCCACCGGCATCACCCGCACCTTCCTCCTCCCCGCCGCCACCGCGCTGCGCGCCGAGCAGGTCACCGTGAAGCTCAACATCACCCACACCTACCGCGGCGACCTCGCCATCACCCTCACCTCGCCCTCCGGCGTCGCCGACACCCTCGCCGCCAAGCACACCGACAGCGGCAACGACTACGCCGACTGGACCTTCTCCTCCCTCCGCCACTGGGGCGAATCCACCGCCGGCACCTGGTCCCTCAAAATCGCCGACCTCACCGCCAGCGACACCGGCACCCTCAACTCCGCCGAGCTCACCGTCCGCGGCACCGTCCCCGACTACCCCGCCTGGACCGCCAATTTCCCCGGCCTCCCCAGCACCGCCGCCACCGCCGATCCCGATGGCGACGGCCTCCCCAACCTCGTCGAATACCACCTCGGCCTCCTCCCCAACGCTGTCAATACGGCAGCCACCGTACTTGGGCGCACCGCCTCCACCGCCACCCTCACCTGGCGCCGCCGCAAGGGCACCGCCGCCACCGGCCACGCCGAATGGTCCGACAACCTCGCCACCTGGTCCACCGCCGGCATCACCGAATCCATCGTCGAGGACAACCCCTCCGACCAGCTCATCACCGCCACCCTCCCCATCACCCCCGCCATGCCACGGAAGTTCCTCCGCCTCCGCGTCACCCTCTGA
- a CDS encoding transporter, whose amino-acid sequence MKTQLIAAAACLPMLCSAESELLSNMFVFGKRQPQGGSGMAEEAPGAYDQPEWLGSRRFATTRAYIQQDPWEVGVEQWWRSRSDGGEWSHLFQEELEIGLPYRFQLDVYADWTLEDGDTDYKDTAVELRWALANWGKIPLNPTLYFEYKWVDADRGGNVVEPKILLSEDFGCGWHWAMNFVWEKELTDSQSEEWAVTQAISKTLIDSKLSVGLEMTYKWETSIGSRDNPESQFNIGPSIQWRPTTNSHVDVVTLFGTTEDGPDFEGWLVLGWDFGSGTHEDKAFAPVTRRQ is encoded by the coding sequence ATGAAGACCCAATTGATCGCCGCCGCCGCGTGCCTGCCGATGTTGTGCTCCGCTGAGAGTGAATTGCTTTCGAACATGTTCGTGTTCGGGAAGCGCCAGCCACAGGGCGGCAGCGGGATGGCGGAGGAGGCGCCGGGGGCCTACGACCAGCCGGAGTGGCTGGGGTCCCGCCGGTTCGCGACGACGCGGGCCTACATCCAGCAGGACCCGTGGGAGGTGGGCGTGGAGCAGTGGTGGCGGAGCCGCAGCGATGGCGGCGAGTGGAGCCACCTGTTCCAGGAGGAGCTGGAGATCGGCCTGCCCTACCGGTTCCAGCTGGATGTGTACGCGGATTGGACGCTGGAGGACGGTGACACGGACTACAAGGACACCGCGGTGGAGCTGCGCTGGGCGCTGGCGAACTGGGGGAAGATCCCTCTCAATCCGACGCTGTATTTCGAATACAAGTGGGTGGACGCGGACCGCGGCGGCAACGTGGTGGAGCCGAAGATCCTGCTGAGCGAGGACTTCGGCTGCGGCTGGCACTGGGCGATGAATTTCGTGTGGGAAAAGGAGCTGACGGACAGCCAGAGCGAGGAGTGGGCGGTGACGCAGGCGATCAGCAAGACGCTGATCGACAGCAAGCTGTCCGTGGGCCTGGAGATGACTTACAAGTGGGAGACCTCGATCGGTTCGCGGGACAATCCGGAGAGCCAGTTCAACATCGGGCCGAGCATCCAGTGGCGGCCGACGACGAATTCGCACGTGGATGTGGTGACCCTCTTCGGGACGACGGAGGATGGTCCGGATTTCGAGGGCTGGCTGGTGCTGGGCTGGGACTTCGGCTCGGGGACGCACGAGGACAAGGCGTTCGCGCCGGTGACGCGGAGGCAGTAG
- a CDS encoding glycosyltransferase — MKIIHYTGLLAAQDAIGHAVLAMHGACLARGMESVIYCDDSRIARPDVRVLAGPRAHLREWRRFREADAHVFHFGASYDLFNLVPWVPRRGRRLVYFHGLMPLALAHESARGWLTHAHRKFRLADRADTVLHATDYSREEARKMGVTRPGFARLPLAVDLPVVPRPARAADGIFRLLHVGRLVPNKGLLEVLQALEMLEREGFTAWELEVIHSPHTADAAHEARVRAFLAESGLAGRVRFSGPPESREALARRYAAADLTVLGTRHETYCLPLLESLKCGTPVASFAAGAVAEVAAGHALLAAPGDVAGLAAAIDRARRAWPRMACDGHGTMEAAELHRACGHLLADRDEATFVERWMRILDTVR, encoded by the coding sequence TTGAAAATCATCCACTACACCGGCCTGCTGGCGGCACAGGACGCGATCGGCCACGCGGTGCTGGCGATGCACGGGGCGTGCCTGGCACGGGGGATGGAGAGCGTGATCTACTGCGATGACAGTAGGATCGCGCGGCCGGACGTGCGGGTGCTGGCGGGGCCGCGGGCGCACCTGCGGGAATGGCGGCGGTTCCGGGAGGCGGACGCGCATGTGTTCCACTTCGGGGCGAGCTACGATCTTTTCAACCTGGTGCCGTGGGTGCCGCGGCGCGGGCGGCGGCTGGTGTATTTCCACGGGCTGATGCCGCTGGCGCTGGCGCATGAATCGGCGCGCGGGTGGCTCACGCACGCGCACCGGAAATTCCGGCTGGCGGACCGGGCGGACACGGTGCTGCACGCCACGGATTACTCGCGGGAGGAGGCGAGGAAGATGGGGGTGACGCGGCCGGGGTTCGCGCGGCTGCCGCTGGCGGTGGACCTGCCGGTGGTCCCCCGCCCCGCGCGCGCGGCGGACGGGATTTTCCGCCTGCTGCACGTGGGGCGGCTGGTGCCGAACAAGGGGCTGCTGGAAGTACTACAGGCGCTGGAGATGCTGGAGCGGGAGGGTTTCACGGCGTGGGAGCTGGAGGTGATCCACAGCCCGCACACGGCGGACGCGGCGCACGAGGCGCGGGTGCGGGCGTTCCTGGCGGAAAGCGGGCTGGCGGGGCGGGTGCGCTTCAGCGGTCCGCCGGAGTCCCGGGAGGCGCTGGCGCGGCGCTACGCGGCGGCGGACCTGACGGTGCTGGGCACGCGCCACGAGACGTATTGCCTGCCGCTGCTGGAGTCCCTGAAATGCGGCACGCCGGTGGCGAGCTTCGCCGCCGGGGCGGTGGCGGAGGTGGCGGCGGGCCACGCGCTGCTGGCGGCGCCGGGCGACGTGGCGGGGCTGGCGGCGGCGATCGACCGCGCGCGCCGGGCGTGGCCGCGGATGGCGTGCGATGGCCACGGGACGATGGAGGCCGCGGAGCTCCACCGCGCGTGCGGACACCTGCTGGCGGACCGGGACGAGGCGACCTTCGTGGAGAGGTGGATGCGGATTTTGGACACCGTGCGGTAG
- a CDS encoding rhamnogalacturonan acetylesterase yields the protein MKLLHCLAAFVLTAAASWAEIPTLWIIGDSTVHNTGKNGELALKGWGDEIPAFFDPAKVKVVNKAIGGRSSLTFLTEKRWDEVLAGIKPGDRVLVQFGHNDVGSPGEKSRYRGTLKGTGEETRDVTKADGTTETVHTYGWYLRNYAATAKAKGAAVTVCSPIPHKKWENGTIAPDFIDYGKWAKESADATGATFIDLTNLVRAAYQQDGEEKAAAYFADPRTHTSQEGAKRNAGCVVAGLKALPGAPFDAWLSAEGKAVAKLQPMAVPAQAKADTKPEDNPIAK from the coding sequence ATGAAGCTGCTCCATTGCCTCGCCGCGTTCGTCCTCACCGCCGCCGCCTCCTGGGCGGAGATCCCCACGCTGTGGATCATCGGCGACTCCACCGTCCACAACACCGGCAAGAACGGCGAGCTGGCCCTGAAGGGCTGGGGCGACGAGATCCCGGCCTTCTTCGATCCTGCGAAGGTCAAGGTGGTGAACAAGGCGATCGGCGGCCGCAGCAGCCTGACGTTCCTCACCGAAAAGCGCTGGGACGAGGTGCTGGCGGGGATCAAGCCGGGCGACCGGGTGCTGGTCCAGTTCGGCCACAACGACGTGGGCTCCCCCGGCGAGAAGAGCCGCTACCGCGGCACGCTGAAGGGCACCGGCGAGGAGACCCGGGACGTGACCAAGGCGGATGGTACGACGGAAACCGTACATACCTACGGCTGGTACCTGCGGAACTACGCCGCCACGGCGAAGGCAAAGGGCGCGGCGGTGACGGTGTGCTCGCCGATCCCGCACAAGAAGTGGGAGAACGGCACCATCGCCCCGGATTTCATCGACTACGGGAAGTGGGCGAAGGAAAGCGCGGATGCCACCGGCGCGACGTTCATCGACCTGACCAACCTGGTGCGCGCGGCCTACCAGCAGGACGGCGAGGAGAAGGCCGCGGCCTACTTCGCGGACCCGCGCACGCACACCTCGCAGGAAGGCGCGAAGCGCAACGCCGGCTGCGTGGTGGCGGGCCTCAAGGCGCTGCCCGGCGCGCCCTTCGACGCGTGGCTGAGCGCGGAAGGCAAGGCCGTGGCGAAGCTCCAGCCGATGGCCGTGCCCGCCCAGGCGAAGGCGGACACGAAGCCGGAGGACAATCCGATCGCGAAGTGA
- a CDS encoding ankyrin repeat domain-containing protein — translation MTKETLIAKEMRSAIKLGDFPRVRDLTALHPECIHMHTPFGGWLHVAASFGRDEMVDYFIESGVDVNGRGGILNGAPMNEAASEGYLSIVQKLLDAGGEMDVTGPDRNPLFGAIYGGHLEIVKLLVERGMDHRVRYTGESMKDMDALAFARERGQTEIANYLAGLEK, via the coding sequence ATGACGAAAGAAACACTGATAGCAAAGGAAATGCGGTCGGCCATCAAGCTGGGTGATTTCCCACGCGTGCGTGACCTGACAGCTTTGCATCCTGAATGCATTCATATGCACACCCCTTTTGGTGGTTGGTTGCATGTCGCTGCTTCTTTCGGTCGGGATGAAATGGTCGATTACTTCATCGAATCCGGAGTGGATGTTAATGGCAGGGGCGGCATTTTAAATGGAGCGCCAATGAATGAGGCAGCTTCCGAGGGCTATTTGTCAATTGTGCAAAAGCTGCTGGATGCTGGTGGCGAGATGGACGTGACCGGACCTGACAGGAATCCCCTTTTTGGTGCGATTTACGGAGGTCACCTCGAGATCGTGAAATTGCTTGTCGAGCGCGGCATGGATCATCGTGTGCGATACACCGGCGAATCCATGAAGGACATGGACGCCTTGGCGTTTGCACGGGAGCGCGGGCAGACGGAGATCGCCAATTATCTGGCCGGACTGGAAAAGTAG
- a CDS encoding type II secretion system protein GspG, producing the protein MNVLPSLVRWNGHPRLWPGAGFCVFALLLSGVSVGMVWALHHLVFVDALREQAELDMVRLDGALEDYRLRTGHEIPAETGLAALLETPPGPPAPARILPRDPWGRDYLCVVAAREDGTRITLRSRGPDPLDPADDVVHPCAPR; encoded by the coding sequence ATGAACGTGCTCCCGTCCCTCGTCCGTTGGAACGGGCATCCGAGGCTCTGGCCGGGCGCGGGCTTCTGCGTGTTCGCGCTGCTGCTCTCCGGTGTCAGCGTCGGCATGGTGTGGGCCCTGCACCACCTCGTCTTCGTCGATGCCCTGCGCGAGCAGGCCGAGCTCGACATGGTCCGGCTCGATGGCGCGCTGGAGGACTACCGCCTCCGCACCGGCCACGAGATTCCTGCGGAAACCGGGCTCGCCGCGCTGCTGGAAACCCCGCCCGGACCGCCCGCGCCGGCGCGCATCCTCCCGCGCGATCCCTGGGGCCGGGACTACCTCTGCGTCGTCGCCGCGCGCGAGGACGGCACCCGCATCACCCTCCGCAGCCGCGGCCCGGACCCGCTCGATCCCGCCGATGACGTCGTCCACCCCTGCGCCCCGCGGTAG